A section of the Prevotella melaninogenica genome encodes:
- a CDS encoding RNA methyltransferase, with amino-acid sequence MISKNKIKLIHSLETKKGREKVGLFVAEGPKVVNDLLHEGFVADEILEDIEDIKKVSFLQHPQPVLGIFRMPEEDCKLTNDYLSLFNKYIDNQLVLALDGVQDPGNLGTIIRIADWFGIENIFCSNETADCWNPKVVQATMGSIARVKLYYLNLNELIDHLPADYPIYATLLDGNNIYSQELSHHGMIVMGNEGKGISFHLRTKINRKLLIPNYPPERETAESLNVAIATSIVCAEFRRR; translated from the coding sequence GTGATATCAAAAAATAAGATAAAGCTTATCCATTCTCTTGAGACTAAAAAAGGAAGAGAGAAAGTAGGATTATTTGTAGCAGAAGGACCTAAAGTTGTCAATGATTTGCTGCACGAAGGGTTTGTGGCAGATGAGATTCTGGAAGATATTGAAGACATCAAAAAGGTTTCTTTTCTCCAACATCCACAGCCTGTTTTGGGTATTTTCAGAATGCCAGAAGAAGATTGTAAACTAACAAATGATTACTTAAGTTTATTCAATAAATATATTGATAATCAACTTGTATTAGCTCTTGATGGTGTGCAAGACCCAGGCAATTTGGGTACAATCATTCGAATTGCAGATTGGTTTGGAATCGAAAACATCTTCTGTTCAAATGAAACAGCAGACTGTTGGAATCCAAAGGTTGTACAGGCAACAATGGGAAGTATTGCAAGAGTAAAACTTTATTACTTAAACTTAAATGAGTTGATAGACCATCTCCCTGCTGACTACCCTATCTATGCCACCCTTTTGGATGGCAATAACATTTATAGTCAAGAACTCTCTCATCACGGAATGATTGTAATGGGAAATGAGGGAAAAGGTATATCTTTCCATCTCAGAACAAAGATTAATCGAAAACTTTTGATTCCAAACTATCCTCCAGAGCGTGAAACGGCAGAATCTTTGAATGTAGCCATCGCAACATCTATTGTTTGTGCTGAGTTCAGAAGACGATAA
- the hisC gene encoding histidinol-phosphate transaminase, with amino-acid sequence MIDLQKLVRTNIRELISCAETKAEENVRDSQHIMLDANENPYNKPFNRYPSDNQTEIKEELAKLKGVTPKDIFLSNGSTEAIDMCYRIFCQPKVDNVVAIEPTCELYKRYAILNDIVYRSVLLDDSFQLNATALLNVCDKHTKLIWLCSPNSPSGNVLNVEEVEKVLKGFDGIVVIDEAYSDFSRLQTFRERLSEFPNMIVLNTFSKAWASAAIRLGVVYAQEAIINVFNKVSGLYHINQLTQEQAIDVLKHRYDIEDWIKILLLERKRMISAFASLACCEKVYPSNANFFLAQMKDAQSVYDYLCEKGINVWNCSNVSLCDNCLRITIGSKAENAEILGILRYYKPTT; translated from the coding sequence ATGATAGACTTACAGAAACTGGTCAGAACAAATATTAGAGAACTCATCTCTTGCGCTGAAACCAAAGCTGAAGAGAATGTAAGGGATTCTCAACATATTATGCTTGATGCTAACGAAAATCCTTATAATAAACCGTTTAACCGTTATCCATCTGACAATCAGACAGAGATAAAGGAAGAACTTGCAAAACTTAAAGGTGTTACACCTAAGGATATTTTCTTAAGCAATGGCTCTACAGAGGCGATAGACATGTGCTATCGTATCTTCTGCCAGCCCAAGGTTGATAATGTTGTTGCCATTGAGCCAACCTGTGAACTATACAAACGTTATGCTATATTAAACGATATTGTGTATCGATCTGTACTTTTGGATGATAGTTTTCAGTTAAATGCTACCGCTCTACTTAACGTTTGTGACAAGCATACTAAGCTGATTTGGCTTTGCTCTCCTAATTCGCCAAGTGGTAATGTATTGAACGTAGAAGAAGTTGAGAAGGTATTGAAAGGTTTTGATGGTATTGTTGTTATTGATGAGGCTTATTCTGACTTCTCACGTTTACAAACCTTCCGAGAGCGTTTGTCAGAGTTTCCTAATATGATAGTTCTCAACACTTTTTCTAAAGCATGGGCAAGTGCTGCAATTCGGTTAGGTGTTGTTTATGCGCAAGAAGCTATCATTAACGTATTTAACAAAGTGAGCGGTCTTTATCATATCAATCAACTTACACAAGAACAAGCCATTGATGTGCTTAAGCACCGCTATGATATTGAAGATTGGATAAAGATACTCTTATTAGAACGCAAACGCATGATAAGTGCCTTTGCGAGTTTAGCTTGTTGTGAGAAAGTTTATCCATCGAATGCCAACTTTTTCTTAGCTCAGATGAAAGATGCGCAAAGTGTGTATGATTATCTGTGTGAAAAAGGTATCAATGTATGGAATTGTTCTAACGTATCGTTATGCGATAACTGTTTACGCATAACAATAGGTTCTAAGGCTGAAAACGCAGAAATCCTTGGAATACTTAGATATTATAAGCCAACAACATAG
- a CDS encoding YggS family pyridoxal phosphate-dependent enzyme: MYDVAKNLHEVLGNLPDGVKLVAISKFHPNEYLEAAYREGQRIFGESQVQELTQKVETLPKDIEWHFIGHLQTNKVKYIASYISMVEAVDSLKLLKEINKHAAKYDRVINVLLELHIAEEETKYGFTPDACRELLESGEWKELKHVHISGLMMMASNVDDRNQIKKEMTMAAELFDELKAKYFADDSEFKERSWGMSHDYDIAVECRSTMVRVGTTIFGPRVY, translated from the coding sequence ATGTATGATGTAGCAAAGAATTTACACGAAGTGCTTGGGAATCTTCCTGATGGTGTGAAGTTGGTTGCCATCAGTAAGTTTCACCCTAACGAATACCTCGAAGCTGCTTATCGTGAAGGGCAACGCATCTTTGGCGAGAGTCAAGTGCAAGAACTTACACAAAAGGTTGAAACGCTTCCCAAAGATATCGAGTGGCATTTTATTGGTCATCTACAAACCAATAAAGTGAAGTATATTGCTTCCTATATCTCTATGGTTGAAGCAGTTGACTCTTTGAAGTTATTGAAGGAAATCAACAAGCATGCAGCGAAGTATGATCGTGTTATCAATGTCCTTCTTGAGCTTCATATTGCAGAAGAGGAAACAAAGTATGGCTTCACTCCTGATGCTTGTCGTGAACTATTGGAGAGTGGTGAGTGGAAAGAGCTTAAGCATGTACATATCTCGGGGTTAATGATGATGGCATCGAATGTTGATGACCGTAATCAGATTAAAAAGGAGATGACAATGGCAGCAGAGCTCTTTGATGAACTGAAAGCAAAGTATTTTGCTGATGATTCAGAGTTCAAGGAGCGTTCATGGGGAATGAGTCATGACTATGACATAGCTGTGGAATGTCGCTCAACGATGGTTCGTGTGGGAACAACTATCTTTGGTCCACGTGTTTATTAA
- a CDS encoding DUF4494 domain-containing protein, producing the protein MRSRTSTWFETRVRYDKTMEDGQNKKVIEQYVVDAFSFSEAEEFITEEMSHYVSGEFDVKAISPAPFGEIFFSDIDTDDKWFKAKLSFITLDEKTDKAKRTSVTYLVQAHSVSGAVKHVDEVMGGTMIDYEIAAITETKIMDVFEHRAGKKNDKPEFEK; encoded by the coding sequence ATGAGAAGTAGAACAAGCACTTGGTTTGAAACACGAGTTAGATATGACAAGACCATGGAAGATGGTCAGAACAAGAAAGTCATTGAACAGTATGTGGTTGATGCATTCAGTTTCTCTGAGGCTGAGGAGTTTATCACAGAGGAAATGTCACATTATGTTAGCGGTGAATTTGACGTAAAAGCCATTTCTCCAGCACCATTCGGTGAGATTTTCTTTAGCGATATCGATACTGACGATAAGTGGTTTAAGGCAAAGCTTTCTTTCATCACATTGGACGAAAAAACAGATAAAGCAAAGCGTACTTCAGTAACTTATCTTGTCCAGGCTCATTCTGTAAGCGGTGCAGTTAAGCATGTAGACGAGGTGATGGGGGGTACAATGATTGATTACGAGATTGCTGCTATCACTGAAACAAAGATTATGGATGTCTTTGAGCATCGTGCTGGAAAGAAGAACGATAAGCCAGAGTTCGAGAAGTAA
- a CDS encoding pyridoxal phosphate-dependent aminotransferase, translated as MPEISVRGLEMPESPIRKLAPLAVAAKKRGIKVYHLNIGQPDLPTPQCGLDALKKIDRKLLEYSPSQGYLSYREKLCDFYEKFNINVTPDDIIITAGGSEAVLYSFMACLNPGDEIIVPEPAYANYMAFAISAGAKIKTIATSIEEGFALPKVEKFEELINEKTRAIMICNPNNPTGYLYTRREMNQIRDLVKKYDLYLFSDEVYREYIYTGSPYISAMHLQGIENNTVLIDSVSKRYSECGIRIGALITKNEEIRNAVMKFCQARLSPPLIGQIVAEASLDAPESYYRDVYDEYVERRKCLIDGLNRIPGVYSPIPMGAFYTVAKLPVDDSDKFCRWCLEEFNYEGETIMMAPASGFYTTPGAGHNQVRIAYVLKREDLQRALIVLQKALEVYPGRVEEE; from the coding sequence ATGCCGGAAATATCAGTTCGTGGACTTGAAATGCCGGAGTCACCTATTAGAAAACTGGCTCCACTTGCCGTTGCTGCAAAGAAACGTGGTATTAAAGTTTACCATTTGAATATCGGTCAACCTGATCTTCCAACACCGCAATGCGGACTGGACGCTTTGAAAAAGATTGATCGTAAACTTTTAGAGTACTCACCATCTCAAGGCTATCTTTCTTATAGGGAAAAACTCTGTGACTTTTACGAGAAGTTCAATATTAATGTTACACCAGACGATATCATCATAACCGCTGGTGGTTCTGAAGCTGTGCTCTATTCATTTATGGCATGTCTAAATCCAGGAGATGAAATCATCGTTCCAGAGCCTGCATACGCCAACTACATGGCATTTGCTATATCAGCTGGTGCAAAGATAAAGACAATTGCAACCTCTATAGAAGAAGGTTTTGCACTGCCTAAGGTTGAGAAGTTTGAAGAACTTATCAACGAGAAGACACGTGCTATCATGATATGTAATCCGAATAACCCTACTGGTTATCTGTATACAAGAAGGGAGATGAATCAGATTCGAGATCTTGTTAAGAAGTATGATCTTTACCTCTTCTCGGATGAGGTTTATCGTGAGTATATCTATACTGGTTCGCCTTATATCTCTGCAATGCACTTACAGGGAATAGAGAATAATACCGTACTTATTGATTCTGTATCAAAGCGTTACAGTGAGTGTGGCATTCGTATTGGTGCGCTAATAACAAAGAATGAGGAGATTCGTAATGCTGTGATGAAGTTTTGTCAGGCACGCCTCTCTCCCCCACTCATTGGTCAGATTGTAGCAGAAGCAAGTCTTGATGCACCTGAATCCTACTATCGTGATGTCTATGATGAGTATGTTGAGCGTCGTAAATGCCTGATTGATGGGTTGAATCGTATTCCGGGAGTATACTCTCCTATTCCTATGGGAGCCTTTTATACTGTAGCTAAACTTCCTGTTGACGACTCAGATAAGTTCTGTCGTTGGTGTTTGGAGGAGTTTAATTATGAAGGTGAAACGATAATGATGGCACCTGCCAGTGGTTTCTATACTACACCAGGTGCTGGACATAACCAAGTCCGCATTGCTTACGTACTTAAACGTGAAGACTTACAGCGTGCTTTGATTGTTCTTCAAAAAGCTTTGGAGGTTTATCCGGGACGTGTAGAAGAAGAATAA
- a CDS encoding ABC transporter permease, protein MNYPLFIARKIYNGGDKTRKVSKPAITIATIGVAIGLAVMIVSVCVVLGFKHSIRDKMVGFGSHITVANFLTLQGSEQYPIAVNDSLIKELKAVPGVKHVQRYAYTQGILKTDNDFLGVMLKGVGPDFDSTFIHNNMVEGSLPHFSATENQQKLVVSKTIADKLNLKVGQRLFAYFINDQGVRTRKFTIAGIYETNMKQFDSQICFTDLYTANKLNGWEADQCSGVELLVNDFTQLNNISSRVLNKVKNTVDHYGETYSSENIIDQNQQIFSWLDLMDLNVWIILALMVAVAGVTMISGLLIIILERTQMIGILKALGSRNRQIRHIFLWFATFIIGRGLLIGNLIGLGVIFLQKWTGLIKLDPQTYYVSTVPVEVNLPLIIGLNIATMLVCVAVLIAPSYLISRIHPAKSMHYE, encoded by the coding sequence ATGAACTATCCGCTTTTTATTGCTCGCAAAATATATAACGGAGGAGACAAGACACGAAAGGTATCAAAGCCTGCTATTACCATTGCTACTATTGGTGTAGCAATTGGTTTAGCTGTAATGATCGTGTCTGTATGTGTTGTATTGGGTTTTAAGCATTCTATCCGTGATAAGATGGTGGGCTTTGGAAGTCATATAACTGTAGCCAACTTCCTTACATTGCAGGGCTCTGAACAATATCCAATAGCAGTAAACGATTCACTTATAAAGGAACTCAAGGCGGTACCAGGTGTAAAGCATGTGCAGCGTTATGCGTATACGCAGGGCATATTAAAGACCGACAATGATTTCTTAGGTGTTATGTTGAAAGGTGTTGGACCAGATTTTGATTCTACCTTTATACATAACAATATGGTAGAGGGAAGTCTCCCCCATTTCTCTGCTACAGAGAATCAACAGAAGTTAGTTGTCTCTAAAACGATTGCTGACAAACTAAACCTGAAGGTAGGACAACGTCTTTTTGCCTACTTTATCAACGATCAAGGTGTTCGTACACGTAAGTTTACTATTGCTGGTATCTATGAAACAAACATGAAGCAGTTTGATTCGCAGATTTGTTTCACTGATTTATATACAGCTAATAAGCTAAACGGATGGGAAGCCGACCAATGTAGCGGAGTTGAATTACTTGTCAACGACTTCACACAGCTTAATAATATTTCTTCTCGTGTACTTAATAAGGTGAAGAATACGGTTGACCATTATGGCGAAACCTACTCTTCCGAAAACATTATAGATCAAAATCAGCAGATATTCTCTTGGCTTGATTTAATGGATTTAAATGTATGGATTATTCTTGCACTTATGGTAGCGGTTGCTGGTGTTACGATGATATCAGGTCTATTGATTATCATTCTCGAACGTACCCAAATGATTGGTATCTTAAAGGCACTTGGTTCACGTAATCGTCAGATACGTCATATCTTTCTTTGGTTTGCTACCTTTATTATTGGTAGAGGTCTGCTTATTGGAAACCTCATAGGATTAGGCGTTATCTTCTTACAGAAGTGGACTGGACTTATAAAGCTCGACCCACAGACTTATTATGTAAGTACGGTGCCAGTAGAAGTAAACCTCCCCCTTATTATAGGTCTAAACATTGCTACAATGTTGGTATGTGTAGCTGTTCTGATTGCACCAAGCTATCTTATAAGTCGCATCCACCCAGCTAAGTCAATGCACTACGAGTAA